A window from Nothobranchius furzeri strain GRZ-AD chromosome 17, NfurGRZ-RIMD1, whole genome shotgun sequence encodes these proteins:
- the LOC139063610 gene encoding oocyte zinc finger protein XlCOF6-like: MTGRARARSRGRVRGQETAVPGASKASEPAPVPAPSAEAGLVGRGTEEVSRKREETDKKPLLLHFHNHQMKDGGVPTSSLAGQMTAKVGGGAETSKNLDLDPNEKTSDSSEIEVGGEDEDDVNLDSERSDSGPEPGNGDHGCNENKSSKSDIKTVKSFSCPVCGIRFLHKWSLQKHVRVTSHSAVKSSECSDNTKCVKEKQHGGSCRKVQKQPKIFSHKSNLTHHMKGHTGQKPFACELCGYRCTLKASLNKHMRVHTGEKPFACELCGYRCTQKAHLNTHMRVHTGEKPFACELCGYRCIQKANLNTHMKVHTGEKPFACELCGYRCTRKAHLNTHMKVHTGEKPFACELCGYRCTLKAHLNRHMRVHTGEKPFACELCGYRCTLKAHLNRHMRVHTGEKPFACELCGYRCTQKASLNRHMRVHTGEKPFACELCGYRCTQKTSLNTHMKVHTGEKPFACELCGYRCTQKASLNTHMRVHTGEKPFACELCGYRCTQKTNLNTHMRVHTRVKPFVCELCGYRCTLKESLNKHMRVHTGEKPFVCELCGYRCTLKANLNTHMRVHTGEKPFVCELCGYRCTQKASLNKHMRVHTG; encoded by the coding sequence tttcaaggaagagagaagagacggataagaaacctctgctcttacatttccacaaccatcaaatgaaagacggaggtgtcccaaccagcagcttggctgggcagatgacagcaaaagttggtggaggagcagaaactagcaagaacctagatctggaccctaatgaaaagacgtctgattcttcagagattgaagttggtggagaagatgaagatgatgtgaatctagactctgagcgtTCAGACTCTGGGCCAGAACCTGGAAACggagaccatggctgtaatgagaacaagtcttcgaagtcagatattaagacagtcaaatcatttagctgccctgtgtgtggtatacggttcctccacaagtggtctcttcagaaacatgtgagagtgacaagtcattcagcagtaaagtcttcagagtgttcggataatacaaaatgtgtgaaagagaagcaacatggaggCTCATGCAGAAAAGTCCAGAAACAACCAAAAATATTTAGCCATAAGTCCAATTTAACCCATCATATGAAAGGCCACaccggacagaagccttttgcctgtgagctctgtggatacagatgtaccctaaaggcaagtttaaacaaacacatgagagttcacacaggagagaagccttttgcctgtgagctctgtggatacagatgtacccaaaaggcacatttaaacacacacatgagagttcacacaggagagaagccttttgcctgtgagctctgtggatacagatgtatccaaaaggcaaatttaaacacacacatgaaagttcacacaggagagaagccttttgcctgtgagctctgtggatacagatgtactcgaaaggcacatttaaacacacacatgaaagttcacacaggagagaagccttttgcctgtgagctctgtggatacagatgtaccctgaaggcacatttaaacagacacatgagagttcacacaggagagaagccttttgcctgtgagctctgtggatacagatgtaccctgaaggcacatttaaacagacacatgagagttcacacaggagagaagccttttgcctgtgagctctgtggatacagatgtacccaaaaggcaagtttaaacagacacatgagagttcacacaggagagaagccttttgcctgtgagctctgtggatacagatgtacccaaaagacaagtttaaacacacacatgaaagtccacacaggagagaagccttttgcctgtgagctctgtggatacagatgtacccaaaaggcaagtttaaacacacacatgagagttcacacaggagagaagccttttgcctgtgagctctgtggatacagatgtacccaaaagacaaatttaaacacacacatgagagttcacacaagagtgaagccttttgtctgtgagctctgtggatacagatgtaccctaaaggaaagtttaaacaaacacatgagagttcacacaggagagaagccttttgtctgtgagctctgtggatacagatgtaccctgaaggcaaatttaaacacacacatgagagttcacacaggagagaagccttttgtttgtgagctctgtggatacagatgtacccaaaaggcaagtttaaacaaacacatgagagttcacacaggatag